A genomic window from Streptomyces mirabilis includes:
- a CDS encoding response regulator transcription factor, with protein MSPAEGDRETQRILIVDDEPAVREALQRSLAFEGYDTQVAVDGADALEKATAYQPDLVVLDIQMPRMDGLTAARRMRGAGTTTPILMLTARDTVGDRVTGLDAGADDYLVKPFELDELFARVRALLRRSSYATATVGTPDDDALTFGDLRMDLATREVTRGGRAVELTRTEFTLLEMFLAHPRQVLTREQILKAVWGFDFEPSSNSLDVYVMYLRRKTEAGGEPRLVHTVRGVGYVLRSGGAE; from the coding sequence ATGAGCCCCGCCGAAGGCGACCGTGAAACCCAGCGCATCCTGATCGTCGACGACGAGCCAGCCGTGCGCGAAGCACTTCAGCGCAGCCTCGCCTTCGAGGGATACGACACCCAGGTCGCGGTCGACGGAGCGGACGCGCTGGAGAAGGCGACCGCGTACCAGCCCGACCTGGTCGTCCTGGACATCCAGATGCCCCGGATGGACGGCCTGACGGCCGCCCGCCGGATGCGCGGGGCGGGCACGACGACCCCCATCCTGATGCTGACGGCCCGCGACACCGTGGGCGACCGTGTGACCGGCCTCGACGCGGGCGCGGACGACTACCTGGTCAAGCCGTTCGAGCTGGACGAGCTGTTCGCCCGGGTACGGGCACTGCTACGACGCAGTTCCTACGCGACCGCGACGGTCGGCACCCCGGACGACGACGCGCTGACCTTCGGCGACCTTCGGATGGACCTCGCGACGCGCGAGGTCACGCGCGGGGGCCGGGCGGTCGAACTGACCCGCACCGAGTTCACCCTGCTGGAGATGTTCCTGGCCCACCCGCGCCAGGTCCTCACCCGCGAGCAGATCCTCAAGGCGGTCTGGGGCTTCGACTTCGAGCCCTCCTCCAACTCCCTCGACGTCTACGTCATGTACCTGCGCCGCAAGACCGAGGCGGGCGGCGAGCCGCGCCTCGTCCACACGGTGCGGGGCGTGGGGTACGTCCTGCGGTCGGGCGGCGCCGAGTGA